Proteins from a genomic interval of Niabella soli DSM 19437:
- a CDS encoding START-like domain-containing protein → MSKQLYTLEFPVRCSPTILYEFLATSNGLGEWFAETVDERNGHFYFGWNGSTEEAEVLDQEEERFIRFHWVGAPKSEYFEFRIDKSEITNQTILVITDFAEKRELKDQSQLWDYQVKELFHRLGN, encoded by the coding sequence ATGAGTAAACAGCTATATACACTTGAGTTCCCGGTTCGTTGTTCCCCGACCATTTTATATGAATTTTTGGCTACATCAAACGGGTTGGGTGAGTGGTTTGCGGAAACAGTGGACGAAAGGAACGGGCATTTCTATTTTGGTTGGAACGGTTCTACAGAAGAAGCGGAAGTACTGGACCAGGAAGAAGAGCGTTTTATCCGCTTCCATTGGGTGGGCGCGCCAAAAAGCGAATATTTTGAGTTCCGTATCGATAAATCTGAAATTACGAACCAGACCATCCTTGTAATCACCGATTTCGCGGAAAAAAGAGAGCTTAAAGACCAAAGCCAGCTTTGGGATTACCAGGTCAAGGAATTATTCCATCGCCTGGGTAACTGA